A stretch of Megalobrama amblycephala isolate DHTTF-2021 linkage group LG14, ASM1881202v1, whole genome shotgun sequence DNA encodes these proteins:
- the LOC125245129 gene encoding E3 ubiquitin-protein ligase TRIM35-like, with amino-acid sequence MGQILFSQHCVIVSLYSLLVFTVIFTMKKRKKIQHNEKKKGEFEKTVQHIKSQAEHTERQIKQQFKRLRRFLGDEEAATITALREEEEQKKQKMKKKLEEMNRHISALSHTIKDMEEMMKANDVCFLKKFPVSKERVQISQPDPQMPSGALIQVPRYLGNLQFRVCKKMQDIVQYTPVILDPNTADPFLILSDDLTSVRNNGYYQPVPDNPERFNYSCVLGSEGFNSGTHRWDVDLKECSDWKLGVTTALNPRKGMGFYKTDVWSVEHGCVVESGFRVEQDLDRVRVYLDYDRGTVLFSDPVTHTHLHTFITTFTHTLFPFFCCCFSSSSLRIFPVDNRYTYRSGSSCFRHVSNI; translated from the exons ATGGGTCAAATACTTTTTTCACAGCATTGTGTGATTGTATCACTGTATTCTCTTCTTGTCTTCACTGTAATCTTcacaatgaaaaaaagaaagaaaattcaacacaatgaaaaaaagaaaggagaGTTTGAGAAAACAGTTCAACACATCAAG TCTCAAGCTGAGCACACAGAGCGTCAGATTAAACAGCAGTTTAAGAGGCTTCGTCGGTTTCTCGGAGATGAAGAAGCAGCTACAATCACTGCACtgagggaggaagaggagcagaagaagcagaagatgaagaagaagctggaggagatgaacagacacatctcagctctttcacacacaatcaAAGACATGGAGGAGATGATGAAAGCCAATGACGTCTGCTTTCTGAAG aaGTTTCCAGTCTCAAAGGAAAG AGTCCAGATCTCACAGCCGGATCCACAGATGCCTTCTGGAGCTTTGATTCAAGTGCCACGTTACTTGGGCAACCTGCAGTTCAGAGTCTGCAAGAAGATGCAGGACATCGTCCAATACA CTCCTGTGATTCTGGATCCAAACACTGCAGATCCATTTCTCATCCTGTCTGATGATCTGACCAGTGTGAGAAACAATGGATACTATCAACCTGTTCCTGATAATCCAGAGAGATTTAACTATTCCTGTGTTCTGGGATCAGAGGGttttaactcaggaacacaccGCTGGGATGTGGATCTTAAAGAGTGTTCAGACTGGAAACTTGGAGTAACTACAGCATTAAACCCGAGGAAGGGAATGGGTTTCTATAAGACTGATGTCTGGAGTGTGGAGCATGGGTGTGTTGTTGAATCTGGTTTTCGTGTTGAACAGGATCTTGATCGTGTGAGAGTGTATCTGGACTATGACAGAGGAACGGTGTTGTTCTCTGATCCTGTAACTCACACAcatctacacacattcataaccaccttcactcacacactctttccattcttctgttgttgttttagtTCTTCCTCTCTGAGGATCTTTCCAGTCGATAATCGTTACACCTATAGGTCTGGATCTTCCTGCTTTCGTCATGTCTCCAATATTTAA
- the LOC125245161 gene encoding myeloperoxidase-like, which yields MNLPTFLFVVGCCCTLSIGAEEESSSGHFILDSIEEAKKIVDAAYKYSRDESLARVRSDVIKPSDKLRLLKQPARKTREAVRAADYMAQTLRLISVKAHHVHKRSINATNLLTLDELNTIKRLTGCAAQTRPPSCRTTPLINKYRTATNICNNRRNPLLGASNTPFARWLPAVYDDGISQPEGWDPNRLHNGAALPLVRLVSNRILSTADADIESDHDFTFMLTIFGQWVDHDLTFTPTSPSIRSFSSGLNCDESCERSEPCFPIPAPPGDQRLRPETCLPFFRSSPACGSGNTAYLFGGVPKVREQINALTAYLDAGQVYGAEDGLALELRDLTNDGGLLRVNSQFQDNGREHLPFTSVKSNMCATRGKILNDTTLTEVPCFIAGDVRVVENIALTSLHALFLREHNRLARALHVLNPTWSSETLYQEARKIVGAYNQILVIKEYLPLIVGPDAYNKHLGQYSGYNENVDPTIANVFATAAFRFAHLAIQPIIFRLDENYQTHTQFPNVPLFETFFSPWRVIFEGGIDPLLRGLIGRPAKLNTQDHMMVNALREKLFAFTAHIALDLASLNMQRSRDHAIPGYNAWRRFCGLSSPQNEQELAVVMNNTELAHRLIELYGTPENIDIWLGGVAEPFVPGGRVGALFACLISTQFQHIREGDRLWWENKGAFTTQQKASLASVSFARIICDNTGISRVPNDPFRFTSSANFVNCGDIPALDLNPWIETGTAP from the exons ATGAACCTTCCAACCTTTCTTTTTGTGGTGGGGTGCTGTTGTACCCTTTCAATTGGTG CAGAAGAAGAGAGTTCCAGTGGACATTTCATTCTAGATTCAATTGAAGAAGCAAAGAAAATAGTAGATGCTGCTTACAAGTATTCTCGTGATGA GAGTTTAGCTAGGGTGCGCAGCGATGTCATCAAGCCTTCTGACAAGCTACGTCTACTGAAACAGCCAGCTCGAAAGACACGAGAGGCTGTGAGAGCCGCAGACTACATGGCGCAAACGCTTAGACTGATCAGTGTGAAAGCCCATCATGTACACAAGAGGTCCATCAATGCTACAA ATTTGctcactctggatgagcttaacaCGATTAAACGTCTGACAGGCTGTGCGGCTCAAACCCGGCCCCCTTCTTGTAGGACCACACCCCTCATAAACAAGTACCGAACTGCCACAAATATCTGCAACAACAG GAGGAACCCACTTCTTGGTGCATCTAACACCCCATTTGCCCGCTGGTTGCCTGCTGTCTATGATGATGGCATCTCCCAGCCCGAGGGGTGGGATCCCAACAGATTGCACAATGGTGCAGCGCTGCCCTTG GTCAGACTGGTTTCCAATCGTATTCTAAGCACTGCAGATGCAGACATAGAGAGTGATCATGACTTTACCTTCATGCTTACCATCTTTGGGCAATGGGTTGACCACGATCTGACTTTTACGCCCACCTCACCAAGCATTAGGTCGTTCAGCAGTGGCCTCAACTGTGATGAGAGCTGTGAGCGCTCTGAACCCTGCTTCCCAATTCCG GCCCCTCCAGGAGATCAACGGCTGCGTCCTGAAACCTGTCTCCCTTTCTTCCGTTCATCACCGGCCTGTGGTTCCGGAAACACTGCCTATCTCTTTGGTGGGGTCCCCAAAGTTCGGGAACAGATCAATGCTCTAACAGCTTACCTAGATGCTGGACAGGTTTACGGGGCAGAGGATGGGCTAGCACTGGAACTACGAGACCTGACCAATGATGGTGGTCTTCTACGTGTCAACAGTCAGTTCCAGGACAATGGACGAGAGCACCTGCCCTTTACCAGTGTAAAAAGCAACATGTGTGCCACGCGTGGGAAAATCCTCAATGACACCACTTTAACAGAGGTGCCTTGCTTCATTGCAG GGGATGTTCGTGTTGTTGAGAACATTGCTCTTACCTCATTACACGCACTTTTCTTGAGAGAGCACAATAGACTGGCTCGTGCCCTCCATGTACTCAATCCAACTTGGAGTAGTGAAACTCTCTATCAGGAGGCAAGAAAAATTGTGGGTGCCTACAATCAG ATCTTGGTGATTAAGGAATACTTGCCGTTAATTGTGGGCCCTGATGCTTACAATAAACACCTTGGACAATATTCAGGTTACAATGAAAATGTGGACCCTACCATTGCAAATGTCTTTGCCACTGCAGCTTTCCGTTTTGCCCACCTAGCCATCCAACCCATCATATTTCGTCTTGATGAAAATTATCAGACCCATACTCAATTTCCAAACGTGCCCCTGTTTGAGACCTTCTTCTCGCCATGGAGGGTGATCTTCGAAG GGGGCATCGATCCTCTGCTCCGTGGATTGATTGGCCGGCCGGCAAAATTGAATACGCAGGACCACATGATGGTAAATGCTCTTAGAGAGAAACTATTTGCCTTTACAGCCCACATTGCTTTGGACTTGGCATCCCTCAACATGCAAAGAAGCCGTGACCATGCAATACCAG GCTATAATGCATGGCGTCGGTTCTGTGGACTGTCCTCCCCTCAAAATGAGCAAGAATTGGCTGTGGTGATGAACAACACTGAATTGGCTCACAGGCTGATTGAGCTTTATGGCACCCCTGAGAACATTGACATTTGGTTGGGAGGCGTCGCTGAGCCTTTTGTTCCTGGTGGTCGTGTTGGTGCTCTTTTTGCCTGCCTTATCTCTACACAGTTCCAGCACATTCGTGAGGGAGACAG GTTATGGTGGGAGAACAAAGGAGCGTTTACCACCCAGCAAAAAGCATCACTGGCCTCTGTGTCATTTGCCCGCATTATCTGTGACAACACTGGAATCAGCAGAGTTCCCAATGACCCTTTCCGCTTCACCAGTTCTGCCAATTTCGTTAACTGTGGGGATATCCCAGCCTTAGACCTCAACCCTTGGATTGAAACTGGTACGGCACCGTAG